In Electrophorus electricus isolate fEleEle1 chromosome 6, fEleEle1.pri, whole genome shotgun sequence, a single genomic region encodes these proteins:
- the LOC118241513 gene encoding uncharacterized protein LOC118241513, giving the protein MDGEHHGKVSELATKLQNTIVHQDKKLTDVDSSLANLNSSLASFTSQLKNQLTEATGYQNGKVESYVLNLTTSLETLASRIKSNDEGMMTVLSDVKSELQSMNQSAGRSFFYNSLFKPPPLPPASPVDLNAGPWGRDPSYAQSSRPIFPPHHITCIFVRDEPVNPATDHQRSLSPEFRTFLWSLNILNCFHPPISPLCQTHVSIQTS; this is encoded by the exons ATGGATGGAGAACATCATGGAAAGGTGTCAGAACTAGCAACCAAACTACAGAATACCA TTGTACATCAGGATAAGAAACTGACTGATGTTGATAGTTCACTGGCTAATCTGAATTCATCTTTGGCTTCTTTTACATCTCAACTAAAGAATCAACTAACAGAGGCCACGG GGTATCAGAATGGGAAGGTGGAAAGTTATGTGTTGAATCTGACTACTTCTCTCGAAACTCTGGCGTCTCGGATAAAGAGCAATG ATGAAGGCATGATGACTGTTCTAAGTGATGTGAAGTCTGAGTTGCAGAGCATGAATCAGTCAGCAGGTAGGAGCTTTTTCTACAACAGCTTGTTCAAACCACCACCTCTTCCACCTGCTTCACCAGTGGACCTTAACGCAGGGCCCTGGGGCAGAGACCCTAGCTATGCTCAGTCAAGCAGGCCAATTTTTCCCCCTCACCACATAACCTGTATTTTTGTCAGAGATGAACCAGTAAATCCTGCCACTGACCACCAGAGGTCCTTGTCTCCTGAGTTCAGAACATTCCTATGGTCACTAAACATACTCAACTGTTTCCATCCTCCCATTAGTCCGCTGTGTCAGACCCATGTGAGCATCCAAACATCGTGA